One genomic window of Thermodesulfobacteriota bacterium includes the following:
- a CDS encoding mechanosensitive ion channel family protein, translating into MNQVLDILRDWLASGRLVAAFHALVILVLGLLVTRLVSRNVGRLVTRYFGLQQGALARRISYYGLVVLVIISVLRELGFELTVLLGAAGVLSVALGFASQTSASNLISGLFLMAEKPFVVGDLITVGGTTGEVLSVDLLSVKLRTFDNLFVRVPNETMVKAEITNLTRFPIRRLDVKVGVAYKENVGRVKEVLLEVAERNPLCLEEPKPLILFLGFGDSSLDFQFSVWAVRQNFVELRNTIHTGIKEAFDTAGIEIPFPHRSLYAGSVTDPFPVRVVGGAVAPRDDREEPPPPPADPDGSPRYP; encoded by the coding sequence GTGAACCAGGTCCTCGACATCTTGCGCGATTGGCTGGCCAGCGGCCGCCTCGTCGCGGCGTTCCACGCGCTCGTCATCCTCGTATTGGGGCTTCTGGTCACCCGGCTCGTCAGCCGCAACGTGGGCCGCCTGGTGACCCGCTACTTCGGCCTCCAGCAGGGCGCGCTCGCCCGGCGCATCAGCTACTACGGCTTGGTCGTCCTGGTGATCATCTCGGTGCTGCGCGAGCTCGGGTTCGAGCTCACGGTGCTCCTGGGGGCGGCCGGCGTGCTCTCGGTGGCCCTGGGCTTCGCCTCCCAGACCTCGGCGTCGAACCTCATCAGCGGCCTCTTCCTCATGGCGGAGAAGCCCTTCGTGGTGGGGGACCTCATCACGGTGGGGGGCACCACGGGCGAGGTGCTCTCGGTGGACCTGCTCTCGGTGAAGCTTCGCACCTTCGACAACCTCTTCGTGCGGGTCCCCAACGAGACCATGGTGAAGGCCGAGATCACCAACCTCACCCGCTTTCCCATCCGCCGGCTCGACGTGAAGGTGGGGGTGGCCTACAAGGAGAACGTGGGCCGGGTAAAGGAGGTGCTCCTGGAGGTGGCCGAGAGGAACCCTCTCTGCCTCGAAGAGCCAAAGCCGCTCATCCTCTTCCTCGGGTTCGGCGACTCCTCGCTGGACTTCCAGTTCTCGGTGTGGGCGGTGCGCCAGAACTTCGTGGAGCTGCGAAACACCATCCACACGGGCATCAAGGAAGCCTTCGACACGGCCGGCATCGAGATCCCCTTCCCCCACCGCAGCCTCTACGCGGGAAGCGTCACCGACCCCTTCCCCGTGCGGGTGGTAGGAGGGGCGGTAGCCCCTCGCGACGACCGGGAAGAGCCGCCCCCGCCCCCCGCGGACCCCGACGGCAGCCCCCGATACCCGTAG
- a CDS encoding ZIP family metal transporter codes for MDPLLPVISISVLGPVLGSLIGVLRVPSERFLYNMMSFAAGVMLAISFLELIPESLTFCSVPLCALGIGTGAVAMFGLDKLLPHLHPELCGQEQGRNLNKTAVYLLLGIFLHNFPEGMAIAVGSVSDSRLTYVIAVAIGIHNVPEGICTSAPYFHVTGKRFKAFLVSASTALPIVAGYLLGRALYQAIPPEFVGFLIAATAGVMVYISADELIPASCFKLSSHSTIFSLIAGVVFVVLLGSI; via the coding sequence ATGGACCCCCTGCTCCCCGTCATCTCCATCTCGGTGCTGGGGCCCGTCCTGGGCTCCCTGATCGGGGTGCTGCGCGTCCCGAGTGAGCGCTTCCTCTACAACATGATGAGCTTCGCCGCCGGGGTGATGCTCGCCATCTCGTTTCTGGAGCTCATCCCCGAGAGCCTCACGTTCTGCTCCGTGCCCCTGTGCGCCCTGGGCATCGGGACCGGGGCGGTGGCCATGTTCGGCCTGGACAAGCTCCTGCCCCACCTCCACCCGGAGCTCTGTGGGCAGGAGCAGGGCCGAAACCTCAACAAGACCGCCGTCTACCTGCTCCTGGGGATCTTCCTCCACAACTTCCCCGAGGGCATGGCCATCGCGGTGGGCTCGGTGTCCGACTCCCGGCTCACCTACGTCATCGCCGTGGCCATCGGCATCCACAACGTGCCCGAGGGCATCTGCACCTCGGCGCCCTACTTCCACGTCACCGGGAAGCGGTTCAAGGCCTTCCTGGTGAGCGCCTCCACCGCCCTGCCCATCGTGGCCGGCTACCTGCTGGGCCGCGCCCTCTACCAGGCGATCCCGCCGGAGTTCGTGGGGTTCCTGATCGCGGCCACCGCCGGGGTCATGGTCTACATCTCGGCCGACGAGCTCATCCCCGCCTCCTGCTTCAAGCTCAGCAGCCACAGCACCATCTTCTCCCTCATCGCCGGCGTGGTCTTCGTGGTGCTCCTGGGGAGCATCTGA
- a CDS encoding PAS domain S-box protein codes for MDDPKSATANAAVPTALPGVAWSALDSLPAPLWWADADGRLLYANRAAWEAWGRFPQEVAALNAADLYPGFPSRRHPETWARLQARGSLTFEAERQGAGAEGRRALLEVTVRHCTWDGLEYVSALARDVTEERRTERELREREERLRVIFDTSRAAILLVDAGGAITFANRRAAQMFGWPLEQFIGSTYPSHVHPSEREPGDARMRRLIAGELDHVSIERRYVRADGTDFWGYLTGRRHVDAEGNLVSLVGVIADITERKQAEEALRASQERYRGLIALAADAILHGDPNGRIIGANLSATALTGYGAEELMQLESIAGLFSEEERQRVPLRYDLLREGKTVRSERLLTRKDGSTVPIEMNTRMMPDGTFQTVIRDMSERKQAEDVLRASEEKFAKAFNRAPVLIAMSALEDGRYLEVNDTFCEVSGFSREEAVGHTSVELGWIAPPDRQRLVAQLRERGRVTDLELALTAKDGRRVHCLYSGEVITVDGAPRLLSIAVDVTEQARLREDLFKAQRLESLGVLAGGLAHDFNNILTGILGNLSLARVLVGGEHSASRRLGECEKAAVRAADLTRQLLTFARGGAPVRKIVEAAALVEEAVSFALGGSNVRGLTELPPDLWRLHADEGQLSQVLHNLLLNAKQAMPSGGTVTVRGSNVCLDTPRAGPLPPGRYVRIEVRDTGTGIPPDVIGRVFDPYFTTKPGGTGLGLSSVYSIVRRHGGDVRVSSSPGEETVFVVHLPAAGEECHRPAAAPPEHPAPCQSRGRVLVMDDEEMIRELATGMLEALGYTALACPDGAAAVDAYRQAREAGTPFDAVLLDLTVPGGMGGKETAAQLLAIDPQALLIVSSGYSNDPAVAEHRAAGFAGAVVKPYSLDRLSQELLRLLRAHPARSPG; via the coding sequence ATGGACGACCCGAAGTCGGCCACCGCCAACGCCGCTGTACCCACCGCCTTGCCCGGGGTGGCCTGGTCCGCTCTCGACTCCCTCCCGGCCCCCCTCTGGTGGGCCGATGCCGACGGCAGGCTCCTCTACGCGAACCGGGCTGCCTGGGAGGCGTGGGGGCGGTTCCCGCAGGAGGTCGCGGCCCTGAACGCCGCGGACCTCTACCCGGGCTTTCCCTCCCGGCGGCACCCCGAGACGTGGGCGCGGCTCCAGGCCAGGGGAAGCCTGACCTTCGAGGCCGAGCGGCAGGGAGCGGGGGCAGAGGGCCGGAGGGCGCTGCTGGAGGTAACGGTCCGGCACTGCACCTGGGACGGGCTCGAGTACGTGAGCGCCCTGGCCCGGGACGTGACCGAGGAGCGGCGCACCGAGCGGGAGCTGCGGGAGCGGGAGGAACGGCTGCGCGTCATCTTCGACACCTCCCGGGCGGCCATCCTCCTGGTGGATGCGGGCGGCGCGATCACCTTCGCCAACCGGCGCGCCGCCCAGATGTTCGGGTGGCCACTGGAGCAGTTCATCGGATCGACCTACCCCTCCCACGTCCACCCTTCCGAGCGGGAGCCCGGCGACGCCCGCATGCGCCGCCTCATCGCCGGCGAGCTCGACCACGTCTCCATCGAGCGCCGTTACGTAAGGGCCGACGGGACCGACTTCTGGGGGTATCTCACCGGGCGCCGGCACGTGGACGCCGAGGGCAACCTCGTCTCCCTCGTGGGGGTCATCGCGGACATCACCGAGCGCAAGCAGGCGGAAGAGGCCCTGCGGGCGAGCCAGGAGCGCTACCGCGGCCTCATCGCCCTGGCCGCCGACGCCATCCTGCACGGCGATCCCAATGGAAGAATCATCGGCGCCAACCTGAGCGCCACGGCCCTCACCGGCTACGGGGCCGAAGAGCTCATGCAGCTCGAGAGCATCGCGGGCCTCTTCTCCGAGGAGGAGCGGCAGCGAGTGCCCCTGCGCTACGACCTCCTGCGGGAGGGGAAGACGGTGCGCAGCGAGCGCTTGCTCACCCGCAAGGACGGCTCCACGGTGCCCATCGAGATGAACACCCGGATGATGCCCGACGGTACCTTCCAGACCGTCATCCGGGACATGAGCGAACGCAAACAGGCCGAAGACGTGCTGCGCGCCAGCGAGGAGAAGTTCGCCAAGGCCTTCAACCGCGCGCCGGTCCTCATCGCCATGAGCGCCCTGGAAGACGGCCGCTACCTGGAGGTCAACGACACCTTCTGCGAGGTCTCGGGCTTTTCCCGGGAAGAGGCCGTGGGCCACACCTCGGTGGAGCTCGGATGGATCGCGCCCCCGGACCGGCAGCGGCTCGTGGCGCAGTTGCGGGAACGGGGCCGGGTGACGGACCTGGAGCTCGCCCTCACCGCCAAGGACGGGCGCCGCGTCCACTGCCTCTACAGCGGCGAAGTCATCACCGTGGACGGCGCGCCGCGCCTGCTCTCCATCGCCGTGGACGTGACCGAGCAGGCCCGCCTCAGGGAAGATCTCTTCAAGGCCCAGCGGCTCGAGTCCCTCGGGGTCCTTGCCGGAGGCCTCGCCCACGACTTCAACAACATCCTCACCGGAATCCTCGGCAATCTCTCCCTGGCTCGGGTCCTGGTGGGAGGGGAGCACTCCGCCTCGCGACGGCTCGGGGAGTGCGAGAAGGCCGCCGTGCGCGCCGCCGACCTCACCCGGCAGCTCCTCACCTTTGCCCGGGGCGGCGCGCCGGTCCGGAAGATCGTGGAGGCCGCCGCCCTGGTGGAGGAAGCGGTTTCCTTTGCACTGGGGGGCTCGAACGTGAGGGGCCTCACGGAACTCCCCCCCGACCTGTGGCGCCTCCACGCCGACGAGGGCCAGCTCAGCCAGGTCCTCCACAATCTGCTCCTGAACGCGAAGCAGGCCATGCCCTCGGGCGGCACGGTGACCGTGCGGGGGAGCAACGTCTGCCTCGACACCCCGCGGGCGGGGCCCCTCCCGCCCGGCCGCTACGTGCGCATCGAGGTCCGGGACACCGGCACCGGCATCCCGCCCGACGTCATCGGCCGGGTCTTCGACCCCTACTTCACCACCAAACCCGGCGGCACCGGCCTGGGTTTGAGCTCCGTCTACTCCATCGTCCGGCGCCACGGGGGAGACGTCCGGGTCTCGTCGTCCCCCGGCGAAGAGACGGTTTTCGTGGTCCATCTCCCCGCCGCCGGAGAGGAATGCCACAGGCCGGCCGCCGCGCCGCCCGAGCACCCCGCGCCCTGCCAAAGCAGAGGGCGGGTTCTGGTGATGGACGACGAGGAGATGATCCGGGAGCTGGCGACGGGCATGCTCGAAGCCCTGGGCTACACGGCGCTGGCCTGCCCGGACGGCGCCGCCGCGGTCGACGCCTACCGGCAGGCCCGGGAGGCGGGCACCCCCTTCGATGCCGTCCTCCTCGACCTGACGGTGCCGGGGGGCATGGGGGGAAAGGAAACGGCGGCGCAACTCCTCGCGATCGACCCCCAGGCCCTCCTGATCGTCTCGAGCGGCTACTCCAACGACCCGGCGGTGGCGGAGCACCGCGCCGCAGGCTTCGCCGGGGCGGTGGTCAAACCCTACTCGCTCGACCGCCTCTCCCAGGAACTCCTGCGTCTCCTTCGCGCCCACCCCGCCAGAAGCCCCGGGTAA
- a CDS encoding xanthine dehydrogenase family protein molybdopterin-binding subunit, with protein sequence MAAIVKLGRRDFLKAGALLGGGLVLGVYLPSGGARGAEEAAKAAPPDPNAWTRIGADDFVTVVVHHSEMGQGVCTSLPMLVAEELEVEWSRVRFEAAPVAAVYNHFWWGMQGTGGSTSIPSSWEPLRRVGAAARTMLVSAAAAQWGVPAAECRAEGGRVRHPASGREARYGALAEEASRLPVPADVALKDPKDFRLIGKPLPRLDTPAKVGGTAVFGIDAVQPGMLTAVVVRPPTFGGKVRSLEAEGARAIPGVRLVAPVPSGVAVVAEGFHAALAGRDALRVEWEPGPEAELSSEGLRQRYAGLARAPGAVSRKSGEPAEALARGAVKLEAEYEVPFLAHATMEPLNCAVDLRADRCEIWTGTQFQTADRNAAAAAAGLPPESVRLHTLLLGGGFGRRANPASDFVVEAVHVAKAAQAPVKVVWTREDDTRGGYFRPFWYDRLSAALDAEGRPVAWHHRIVGQSILAGTPFEAHMVKGGVDETSVEGAADLPYAIPNVLVELHSPRLPVPVLWWRSVGHSHTAFVVECFLDELAAAAGKDPYEFRRALLADHPRHRGVLELAAERAGWGAPPAPGRSRGIAVHKSFGSYVAQVAEVSVDGQGRIRVHRVVCAVDCGHVVNPDTVAAQMEGGIVFGLSAALHGEITFDQGRVRQANFDDYPLVRFSGSPDVEVHLVPSREPPSGVGEPGVPPIAPAVANAVFAATGKRLRRLPLTPQRVREAQPG encoded by the coding sequence GTGGCGGCCATCGTAAAGCTCGGACGCAGGGACTTCCTCAAGGCGGGGGCGCTCCTGGGCGGCGGCCTGGTGCTGGGCGTGTACCTGCCCTCGGGCGGGGCCCGCGGGGCCGAGGAGGCGGCAAAGGCCGCGCCGCCGGATCCCAATGCCTGGACCCGCATCGGCGCCGACGACTTCGTCACGGTGGTGGTGCACCACTCCGAGATGGGGCAGGGGGTCTGTACCTCGCTTCCCATGCTGGTGGCCGAGGAGCTCGAGGTGGAGTGGTCTCGGGTGCGGTTCGAGGCCGCGCCCGTGGCCGCGGTGTACAACCACTTCTGGTGGGGCATGCAGGGCACGGGAGGCAGCACCAGCATCCCCTCTTCGTGGGAGCCCCTGCGCCGAGTCGGGGCCGCGGCCCGGACCATGCTGGTCTCGGCGGCCGCTGCCCAGTGGGGCGTGCCTGCCGCCGAGTGCCGCGCCGAGGGCGGCCGCGTGCGGCACCCGGCCTCGGGCCGCGAGGCCCGCTACGGCGCCCTCGCGGAAGAGGCGTCGCGGCTGCCCGTGCCCGCCGACGTGGCGCTCAAGGATCCCAAGGATTTCCGGCTCATCGGCAAGCCCCTGCCCCGCCTCGACACGCCGGCAAAGGTGGGCGGCACGGCCGTGTTCGGCATCGACGCGGTGCAGCCCGGCATGCTCACCGCCGTGGTGGTGCGGCCTCCCACGTTCGGGGGCAAGGTCCGCAGCCTGGAGGCCGAGGGGGCCCGGGCGATTCCCGGGGTGAGGCTCGTGGCCCCAGTGCCGAGCGGGGTCGCGGTGGTGGCAGAGGGCTTCCACGCCGCCCTCGCGGGCCGGGACGCCCTGCGGGTCGAGTGGGAGCCGGGCCCGGAGGCCGAGCTGTCCTCAGAGGGCCTGCGGCAGCGCTACGCCGGGCTCGCCCGCGCGCCGGGAGCCGTGTCCCGGAAGTCTGGCGAGCCGGCCGAGGCGCTGGCCAGGGGCGCGGTGAAGCTGGAGGCCGAGTACGAGGTCCCCTTCCTGGCCCATGCCACCATGGAGCCCTTGAATTGCGCCGTGGACCTGCGGGCCGACCGTTGCGAGATCTGGACCGGCACCCAGTTCCAGACCGCCGACCGCAACGCCGCCGCTGCCGCGGCGGGCCTGCCCCCGGAGAGCGTGCGCCTGCACACGCTCCTCCTGGGCGGGGGCTTTGGCCGGCGCGCAAACCCCGCCTCGGACTTCGTCGTGGAGGCCGTGCACGTGGCCAAGGCCGCCCAGGCCCCCGTCAAGGTCGTCTGGACGCGGGAGGACGACACCCGGGGCGGCTACTTCCGGCCCTTCTGGTACGACCGGCTCTCCGCCGCCCTGGACGCCGAGGGTCGGCCCGTGGCCTGGCACCACCGGATCGTGGGGCAGTCGATCCTGGCCGGCACGCCCTTCGAGGCGCATATGGTCAAGGGCGGGGTGGACGAGACCTCGGTGGAGGGCGCCGCCGACCTGCCCTACGCCATCCCCAACGTGCTGGTGGAACTGCACAGCCCCCGGCTTCCGGTACCGGTTCTCTGGTGGCGCTCGGTGGGCCACTCCCACACCGCCTTCGTGGTGGAGTGCTTCCTCGACGAGCTGGCCGCGGCGGCCGGCAAAGACCCCTACGAGTTTCGCCGGGCCCTCCTGGCCGACCATCCCCGCCATCGGGGGGTGCTGGAGCTCGCGGCCGAGCGCGCCGGGTGGGGCGCCCCGCCCGCCCCGGGCCGGAGCCGGGGCATTGCCGTGCACAAGTCCTTCGGGAGCTACGTGGCCCAGGTGGCCGAGGTGAGCGTGGATGGGCAGGGGCGGATTCGGGTGCACCGCGTGGTGTGTGCCGTGGACTGCGGGCACGTGGTCAACCCCGACACCGTGGCCGCCCAGATGGAGGGCGGGATCGTCTTCGGGCTCTCCGCGGCGCTCCACGGGGAGATCACCTTCGACCAGGGCCGGGTGCGGCAGGCGAACTTCGACGACTACCCCCTGGTGCGCTTCTCCGGCTCCCCCGACGTGGAGGTCCACCTGGTGCCGAGCCGGGAGCCCCCGAGCGGCGTGGGGGAGCCGGGGGTGCCCCCCATCGCCCCGGCGGTGGCCAACGCCGTGTTCGCCGCCACCGGCAAGCGCCTGCGGCGCCTGCCCCTGACCCCGCAGCGCGTGCGGGAAGCCCAGCCGGGGTAG
- a CDS encoding (2Fe-2S)-binding protein, whose translation MISLDVNGTVHRLEVDPETPLLWVVRERLGLTGTKYGCGIEECGACTMHVDGMATKTCQLPAGSVQGKKILTIEGLPEDHPVKRAWIAEEVPQCGYCQPGMVMAAAALLAAHPRPTPAEVDRAMDANLCRCGTYPRIRRAIRRAAERS comes from the coding sequence ATGATCTCGTTGGACGTGAACGGAACGGTGCACCGGCTGGAAGTGGATCCCGAGACCCCGCTCCTGTGGGTGGTGCGGGAGCGCCTGGGCCTTACCGGGACCAAGTACGGGTGCGGCATCGAGGAGTGCGGGGCCTGCACCATGCACGTGGACGGGATGGCTACCAAGACCTGCCAGCTTCCGGCGGGCTCCGTGCAGGGCAAGAAGATCCTTACGATCGAGGGCCTGCCCGAGGACCACCCGGTGAAGCGGGCCTGGATCGCCGAGGAGGTGCCCCAGTGCGGGTACTGCCAGCCGGGCATGGTCATGGCCGCGGCGGCGCTCCTCGCGGCCCACCCGCGGCCCACCCCGGCCGAGGTCGACCGGGCGATGGATGCCAACCTCTGCCGGTGCGGCACGTACCCCCGGATCCGCAGGGCGATCCGGCGGGCGGCGGAAAGGAGCTGA
- a CDS encoding amidohydrolase family protein, with protein sequence MSAAPAPVIDLHCHAAGIGAGGSGCRVSDRLRRSPRFRVYLRAYGVTEEELRREGDALVISRLAQRLAASREVSGAVVLALDGAVDAWGRLDETATEVYVPDRFVAEETARCPNLFFGASVNPLRRDALERLDEAAARGAVLVKWLPPIQGIDPADPRHAAFYRRLAELGLPLLSHTGTERSFTRSRDDLGDPERLRLPLRLGVTVVAAHGAAAGSTDRHPNFRRLAALAREHPNLWADVSSLTQVNHPGALARLLGEPAFRGRLLYGTDMPLIATSLVTPWFFAPRLGLAKARELARIPNPWDRDVALKRALGVPQVVFEAPARLLPLP encoded by the coding sequence GTGAGCGCGGCCCCGGCTCCGGTCATCGACCTCCACTGCCATGCCGCGGGCATCGGCGCCGGGGGGAGCGGCTGCCGCGTCTCGGACCGGCTGCGCCGGAGCCCCCGGTTCCGCGTCTACCTGCGGGCCTACGGGGTGACCGAGGAGGAACTGCGGCGGGAGGGGGACGCCCTGGTGATCTCCCGCCTCGCCCAGCGCCTGGCCGCATCCCGAGAGGTTTCGGGGGCGGTGGTGCTGGCGCTGGACGGCGCCGTGGACGCGTGGGGCAGGCTGGACGAGACCGCCACAGAGGTCTACGTGCCCGACCGGTTCGTGGCAGAAGAGACCGCGCGCTGCCCCAACCTCTTCTTCGGGGCGAGCGTGAACCCCCTGCGGCGCGACGCCCTGGAGCGCCTGGACGAGGCGGCGGCCCGGGGTGCGGTGCTCGTGAAGTGGCTTCCCCCGATCCAGGGCATCGACCCGGCCGACCCCCGCCACGCCGCCTTCTACCGGCGCCTGGCGGAACTGGGCCTGCCGCTCCTCAGCCATACGGGAACCGAGCGCTCCTTCACCCGCTCCCGAGACGACCTGGGCGATCCCGAGCGCCTGCGGCTCCCCCTGAGGCTGGGCGTGACCGTCGTCGCCGCCCACGGCGCCGCTGCGGGCAGCACGGACCGGCACCCCAACTTCCGCCGACTCGCGGCGCTGGCCCGGGAGCACCCCAACCTGTGGGCCGACGTCTCGAGCCTCACCCAGGTCAACCACCCCGGCGCCCTGGCTCGGCTCCTGGGGGAGCCTGCCTTCCGGGGCCGCCTCCTCTACGGCACCGACATGCCGCTCATCGCCACCTCCCTCGTCACCCCCTGGTTCTTCGCCCCCAGGCTCGGGCTTGCAAAGGCTCGGGAGCTCGCCCGCATCCCCAACCCCTGGGACCGCGACGTCGCCCTCAAGCGCGCCCTGGGCGTTCCCCAAGTCGTCTTCGAGGCTCCGGCGCGCCTGCTCCCACTCCCCTGA